Proteins encoded together in one Camelina sativa cultivar DH55 chromosome 9, Cs, whole genome shotgun sequence window:
- the LOC104714429 gene encoding defensin-like protein 249, producing MKKLAAIFLASSVLFSLLPIHLSQGEAAGEKREWCPTKQQVFRGSCSDDGGQKCLNDLLWTWNPSVRLSPVYCDCTPKRHNKRLCDCPSMICL from the exons ATGAAGAAGTTGGCTGCAATCTTCTTGGCTTCCTCTGTCTTATTCTCCCTTCTTCCAATCCACCTTTCACAAG GTGAAGCTGCTGGGGAGAAAAGGGAGTGGTGCCCGACAAAACAACAAGTATTCAGAGGTTCATGCTCAGATGATGGAGGACAAAAATGtctaaatgacttattatggaCATGGAATCCAAGTGTAAGGCTCAGCCCTGTCTACTGTGATTGCACTCCTAAACGTCACAACAAGCGTCTCTGCGATTGTCCTAGTATGATTTGCCTCTAA
- the LOC104714426 gene encoding coatomer subunit zeta-1-like, with product MELPPKVKNILLLDSEGKRVAVKYYSDDWPTNTAKEAFEKAVFTKTQKTSSRTEVEVTELENNIIVYKFAQDLHFFVTGGNEENELILASVLQGLFDAVTLLLRGNVDKREALDNLDLIFLCFDEIIDGGIVLETDATVIAGKVGIDSTDPNAPLSEQTISQALATAREHFTRSILK from the exons ATG GAATTACCCCCAAAAGTGAAAAACATATTGCTTTTGGATTCTGAAGGAAAGCGTGTAGCGGTTAAGTACTACTCAGATGACTGGCCAACAAATACAGCAAAGGAAGCCTTCGAAAAAGCCGTGTTCACAAAGACTCAGAAAACAAGTTCCCGGACTGAAG TGGAAGTAACGGAACTAGAAAACAACATTATTGTGTACAAGTTTGCGCAAGATCTTCATTTCTTTGTTACGGGCGGTAACGAGGAAAATGAGCTTATCTTAGCTAGTGTGCTCCAGGGACTCTTCGATGCAGTGACCCTTCTCCTTAG AGGCAATGTTGATAAGAGAGAGGCACTGGACAACCTAGATCTCATCTTTCTATGCTTTGATGAAATTATCGACGGCGG TATTGTTCTAGAGACAGACGCAACTGTGATCGCAGGAAAAGTAGGGATCGACAGCACTGACCCTAACGCACCTCTATCCGAGCAG acAATAAGTCAGGCACTCGCGACAGCAAGGGAGCATTTTACAAGGTCAATTCTGAAATGA
- the LOC109126598 gene encoding defensin-like protein 250, which translates to MKLAAIFLVSCVLFSLLPSPTVAEKRPWCPTRKQVFDGSCNRTDYTQCFNDLRNTWDNIGDLGPTDCTCTSQPQNKRLCYCRFLPCP; encoded by the coding sequence ATGAAATTAGCTGCAATTTTCTTGGTTTCTTGTGTCTTATTCTCTCTTCTCCCTAGTCCAACTGTTGCCGAGAAGAGGCCGTGGTGTCCAACCAGAAAACAAGTATTTGATGGTTCATGCAATAGAACTGATTACACACAATGCTTCAACGACTTGAGAAACACATGGGACAATATTGGAGATCTTGGTCCAACCGATTGCACTTGCACTTCTCAGCCCCAGAATAAACGTCTCTGTTATTGTCGTTTTTTGCCATGTCCCTAG
- the LOC104714427 gene encoding defensin-like protein 245 — translation MKLAAIFLATCVLLSLLSSHLAQGAQIRPWCPSKKQVFGGSCGNDGAQQCLNNLLSTWYPSVRLSPVSCNCTPQPNNKILCSCPNMICP, via the exons atgaagttagCTGCAATCTTCTTGGCTACTTGTGTCTTATTATCCCTTCTCTCAAGCCACCTTGCGCAAG GTGCACAGATAAGGCCGTGGTGTCCGTCAAAGAAACAAGTGTTCGGTGGTTCGTGCGGAAACGATGGAGCACAACAATGTCTAAATAACTTATTAAGTACATGGTATCCAAGTGTAAGGCTCAGCCCAGTCTCCTGCAATTGCACTCCTCAACCTAACAACAAAATTCTTTGTAGTTGTCCAAATATGATATGCCCCTAG